One stretch of Schlesneria sp. DSM 10557 DNA includes these proteins:
- a CDS encoding class I tRNA ligase family protein, protein MFQKVGDAEFVRGEHEVLKLWNERSIFARLRRQIAGKTPWSFLDGPITANNPMGVHHAWGRTYKDTFQRYWAMNGRDLRYQNGFDCQGLWVEVEVEKQLGLGAKSQIESFGIDKFVQACKQRVLKYAAIQTEQSIRLGYWMEWDDPDQLRKLAEAIGTDQVVEFTPPKQPAAVIKDHAEAIVAKLGNPDWGGSYFTFSTENNETIWTFLKKCFERGKVYRGHDVMPWSGRGGSAYSQMEVADGRKLTVHRSCFVRFPVLRNGAAPAVGEKDQEYLLIWTTTPWTLTSNVAAAVNPDLDYVKLRSKRDGGIYYFAKDNLDFQRLAKEFKEGFGRPEWTWPQGVPKLKTIGQFFKEIGGYEIEGTIKGAEMIGWQYAGPFDDLPAQSASGGVPFDPKLADKSGVICHRVIDGGRDFKGNANVVAGEGTGIVHIAPGCGDVDHQLGVATGLVGIAPLGEDGRFIEGFGEYTGREATDPATIDLVLTRLKERHLLVADEKYPHIYPFCWRTGDELVFRLVDEWFIDMDWRDEIMQVTDKIRWLPDSIQGGEREREWLTNMRDWMISKKRFWGLALPIWINPEDPTDFEVIGSLAELKERAVEGWDEFEGHTPHKPWIDLVKIRSQKTGATLSRIPDVGNPWLDAGIVSFSTLGFNTHPEYWRKWYPADFVTECFPGQFRNWFYSLLSMGTMMNWDRTQDPEEKRPFKTLLGHRLVMNEAGKPMHKSDGTAIWFEEAAEQIGVDTMRWMYLAQNPASDLRFGTRHPDQPVTLETPVGTTDVTIDGVKTHLVTSAPADETRRMVLIPLWNSYAFFVNYARLDEFNPQAPLVPVSERPEIDRWLLSNLQALIGGMRAALEDYNTPEAARQAAAFIDDLSSWYIRLNRRRFWRSKDAGDNDKLAAYQTLYEVLTTLTKLLAPLIPFLSERMYQNLAGVSNGDGATSSSVPDSVHLCEYPQQDASKLDLELNKRMAAAQTVVRLGHKLRDEADQRVRQPLQELRVSTSSPDQQEAIKRLTDLIRDELNVKVVSICESLADIVKYVYKVNLKTLGPRYGKLLNFLKEKLPTVDSETLAPLRSGQTITLTLDGHEITLNPEDVQVGTEQATGWVCADDRGIQLALSTELTPALIREGMARDFIRQVQQLRKDANLEIESRIRVQYASDDQQVAEALVEWGDLIRGETLADSLDRTETLPAEVSPVTVGDVKVSIGIETV, encoded by the coding sequence ATGTTTCAAAAAGTAGGCGACGCGGAGTTTGTTCGAGGTGAGCATGAAGTTCTCAAGCTTTGGAACGAACGATCGATTTTCGCCAGATTGAGACGCCAGATCGCCGGCAAAACTCCCTGGAGCTTTCTGGATGGGCCGATCACTGCCAATAACCCCATGGGTGTGCACCACGCCTGGGGACGAACATATAAAGACACGTTTCAGCGTTACTGGGCGATGAACGGCCGTGATCTGCGCTACCAGAACGGTTTCGACTGTCAGGGACTCTGGGTCGAAGTCGAAGTCGAGAAGCAGCTTGGTCTCGGCGCGAAAAGCCAGATCGAATCGTTCGGCATTGATAAGTTTGTGCAGGCCTGTAAGCAGCGGGTCCTGAAGTACGCCGCGATCCAGACCGAGCAATCAATCCGCCTTGGTTACTGGATGGAATGGGACGATCCTGACCAGTTACGAAAACTGGCCGAAGCGATCGGTACGGACCAGGTGGTGGAGTTCACTCCGCCAAAACAGCCGGCTGCCGTCATCAAGGATCACGCCGAGGCGATTGTTGCCAAACTGGGAAATCCCGACTGGGGGGGGAGCTACTTCACGTTCTCAACCGAGAATAATGAGACGATCTGGACGTTCCTCAAGAAATGTTTCGAACGTGGCAAGGTCTATCGCGGACACGATGTGATGCCCTGGTCTGGTCGGGGCGGTAGTGCCTACAGCCAGATGGAAGTCGCCGACGGCCGCAAGCTGACGGTCCATCGCAGTTGCTTCGTCCGGTTCCCGGTGCTGCGCAACGGGGCGGCTCCCGCTGTGGGAGAAAAGGACCAGGAATACCTGCTGATCTGGACGACGACCCCCTGGACGCTGACCAGCAATGTCGCGGCGGCCGTGAATCCCGATCTGGACTACGTGAAGCTGCGATCCAAACGGGACGGCGGAATTTACTACTTCGCCAAGGATAACCTCGATTTCCAGCGTCTGGCGAAAGAGTTCAAGGAAGGTTTCGGACGACCCGAGTGGACGTGGCCGCAGGGAGTTCCCAAGCTCAAGACGATCGGTCAGTTCTTCAAAGAGATCGGCGGGTACGAGATCGAAGGGACGATCAAGGGGGCCGAGATGATCGGCTGGCAATATGCCGGTCCGTTCGACGATCTCCCCGCGCAGTCCGCCTCGGGGGGTGTCCCGTTCGATCCCAAGTTGGCCGATAAGTCGGGCGTCATCTGTCACCGAGTCATCGATGGCGGACGCGACTTCAAAGGGAATGCAAACGTTGTCGCGGGTGAGGGAACAGGCATTGTTCATATCGCTCCCGGTTGCGGTGATGTCGACCATCAGCTCGGCGTGGCGACGGGCCTTGTCGGGATTGCGCCCCTCGGCGAAGACGGCCGCTTTATCGAAGGCTTTGGCGAGTACACCGGACGCGAAGCGACCGATCCCGCCACGATTGATCTGGTACTGACGCGACTGAAAGAACGGCACTTGCTGGTTGCGGACGAAAAATATCCGCACATTTATCCGTTCTGCTGGCGAACCGGTGATGAGCTGGTATTTCGTCTGGTCGATGAGTGGTTCATTGATATGGACTGGCGTGACGAGATCATGCAGGTCACGGACAAGATCCGCTGGCTTCCCGACAGTATCCAGGGGGGCGAGCGTGAACGTGAATGGCTCACGAACATGCGCGACTGGATGATTTCCAAGAAGCGGTTCTGGGGTCTGGCGCTGCCGATCTGGATCAATCCCGAAGATCCAACTGATTTCGAAGTCATTGGATCCCTGGCAGAGCTGAAAGAGCGCGCCGTCGAAGGCTGGGACGAATTCGAGGGGCACACCCCGCACAAGCCGTGGATCGACCTGGTCAAAATCCGTAGCCAGAAAACCGGCGCGACGTTGTCACGAATTCCGGACGTGGGGAATCCCTGGCTGGACGCGGGAATCGTGTCGTTCAGTACGTTGGGTTTCAACACTCATCCCGAGTACTGGCGGAAGTGGTACCCCGCTGACTTTGTGACAGAATGCTTCCCCGGCCAGTTCCGTAACTGGTTCTATTCGCTCCTTTCCATGGGAACGATGATGAACTGGGATCGAACGCAGGATCCGGAAGAGAAGCGGCCGTTCAAGACCCTGCTGGGGCACCGGCTGGTCATGAACGAAGCGGGCAAACCGATGCACAAGTCGGACGGAACCGCGATCTGGTTCGAGGAAGCGGCCGAGCAGATTGGCGTTGATACCATGCGCTGGATGTATCTGGCGCAGAATCCCGCTTCCGATCTGCGGTTCGGAACAAGGCATCCCGATCAGCCTGTGACGCTGGAAACGCCCGTGGGGACTACGGATGTGACCATTGACGGTGTCAAAACGCATCTCGTCACGAGTGCTCCCGCGGATGAGACGCGGCGAATGGTGCTGATCCCACTGTGGAACAGCTACGCATTTTTCGTGAACTATGCCCGGCTGGACGAGTTCAATCCACAGGCCCCTCTTGTCCCTGTTAGCGAGCGGCCGGAAATCGATCGCTGGCTCTTGTCGAACCTGCAGGCCCTGATTGGCGGGATGCGAGCCGCACTGGAAGACTACAACACCCCCGAAGCGGCACGACAGGCGGCGGCATTCATCGACGATCTTTCGTCGTGGTATATCCGCTTGAACCGACGTCGTTTCTGGCGGTCGAAAGACGCAGGAGACAACGACAAACTCGCCGCCTACCAGACGCTGTATGAAGTGCTGACGACACTGACCAAGCTGCTGGCCCCGCTGATTCCGTTCTTGTCCGAACGGATGTACCAGAACCTGGCAGGTGTCTCGAATGGGGACGGTGCAACGAGTTCGTCGGTCCCTGATTCGGTACACTTGTGCGAGTATCCTCAACAGGACGCTTCCAAGCTGGATCTGGAGCTGAATAAGCGGATGGCGGCCGCGCAGACTGTGGTGCGACTCGGACACAAACTGCGTGACGAGGCCGATCAGCGAGTTCGGCAACCGCTTCAGGAACTGCGCGTCTCGACCAGTAGTCCTGATCAACAGGAAGCGATCAAGCGACTGACGGATCTGATTCGTGATGAGCTGAACGTGAAGGTGGTCTCGATCTGTGAATCGCTGGCTGACATCGTTAAGTACGTTTACAAGGTCAACCTGAAGACGCTGGGGCCACGCTACGGCAAGTTGCTGAACTTCCTGAAGGAGAAACTGCCAACGGTCGATTCCGAGACTCTGGCTCCGCTTCGCTCGGGGCAGACAATTACGTTGACACTCGATGGGCATGAAATCACGCTCAACCCGGAAGACGTTCAGGTCGGGACCGAGCAGGCCACCGGATGGGTGTGTGCCGATGACCGTGGAATCCAGCTCGCCCTGTCGACCGAATTGACACCGGCCCTGATCCGAGAGGGGATGGCTCGCGACTTCATTCGTCAGGTACAGCAACTGCGCAAAGATGCGAATCTCGAAATCGAAAGTCGTATCCGCGTGCAGTACGCCAGCGACGACCAACAGGTCGCCGAGGCTCTGGTTGAGTGGGGTGATCTGATTCGCGGAGAGACGCTAGCGGACAGCCTCGATCGGACGGAAACCCTTCCCGCCGAGGTTTCGCCCGTGACGGTGGGAGATGTCAAAGTCTCGATCGGCATCGAAACAGTGTAG
- a CDS encoding DUF2149 domain-containing protein, producing the protein MRRNSRSGLGLLRGGGEDDPLAGVANLFDTGIVFALGFLVALISALNLLAMFDPDSKVTITTEQADGSLEVVVKDGQKTTVRRVTKQVGSGDGTRLGVAYRLADGTVIYVPESKE; encoded by the coding sequence ATGCGTAGAAATTCCCGCTCGGGACTGGGACTGCTGCGAGGTGGCGGCGAAGATGACCCGCTGGCGGGGGTCGCCAATCTGTTCGACACCGGAATCGTATTCGCCCTGGGTTTTCTGGTCGCACTGATCAGCGCTCTCAACCTGCTCGCCATGTTCGATCCCGACAGTAAGGTCACCATCACCACTGAACAGGCGGATGGAAGCCTTGAGGTGGTCGTGAAGGATGGCCAGAAAACGACTGTCAGACGAGTGACGAAACAAGTCGGCTCCGGTGACGGAACCCGCCTCGGTGTTGCCTATCGCCTGGCGGATGGCACAGTGATTTACGTACCCGAGAGTAAAGAGTGA
- a CDS encoding DUF1559 domain-containing protein — protein MATTQPPGKRVQSGFTLIELLVVIAIIAVLIALLLPAVQQAREAARRAQCKNNLKQIGLALHNYESTWKVFPTHSLQPYAGPHWKDRRYSWYTAILPHIDQANVYNMYNVSLDWHDDDNILAVESNIPAFRCPSAMTRTGFEWTSLIYYPDASPTATFATSPRNFYYGGVTDYANIAGISSALNNTLNPKFSDNTNLGVLRRDVSPLSSVTDGLSNTVMVSECGSRPQLYQKGVLVPEGSPKTWGTTATKPFPTGGVWASHNKGFLIDGAQPNGYTNSLGPCAINCSNDSEIYSFHTGMANALMGDGSVRSLGASTSLPMLISLITSNGGEVISEF, from the coding sequence TTGGCAACGACTCAACCACCCGGCAAACGTGTTCAGTCAGGATTTACGCTGATTGAACTGCTGGTTGTCATTGCCATTATCGCCGTGCTGATCGCCCTGCTGCTTCCCGCAGTGCAGCAGGCTCGTGAAGCGGCTCGTCGGGCTCAGTGCAAGAACAACCTGAAGCAGATCGGCCTGGCCCTGCATAACTATGAATCGACATGGAAGGTCTTCCCAACCCATTCGCTGCAGCCGTATGCCGGTCCCCACTGGAAGGATCGCCGTTATAGCTGGTATACCGCGATTCTCCCGCACATCGATCAGGCGAACGTTTACAACATGTACAACGTCAGCCTCGATTGGCATGACGATGACAATATTCTTGCAGTGGAGTCGAACATTCCCGCGTTTCGCTGCCCCTCTGCGATGACTCGGACCGGGTTTGAGTGGACATCGCTGATCTACTACCCGGATGCCAGTCCAACTGCGACCTTCGCCACATCCCCTCGCAATTTTTATTACGGAGGGGTCACCGACTACGCCAACATTGCAGGTATCAGCTCGGCTCTGAACAACACACTGAATCCCAAGTTTTCCGACAATACCAACCTTGGAGTTCTCCGCAGGGATGTCTCACCCCTCTCGTCGGTCACTGATGGGCTCTCCAATACCGTCATGGTCTCGGAATGCGGTAGTCGTCCTCAGCTTTACCAGAAAGGTGTCCTGGTACCAGAGGGGTCGCCAAAAACGTGGGGGACCACCGCCACCAAACCTTTCCCCACGGGGGGAGTTTGGGCCAGCCATAACAAAGGCTTCCTGATCGATGGCGCCCAACCTAACGGTTACACCAATTCGCTCGGTCCTTGCGCAATCAACTGTTCCAATGACAGTGAGATTTACTCATTCCATACCGGGATGGCTAATGCGCTCATGGGAGATGGCTCTGTCCGCAGTCTGGGTGCATCGACCTCGTTACCGATGCTCATTAGTCTGATCACCAGCAACGGTGGAGAAGTCATCTCAGAATTCTAA
- a CDS encoding XylR family transcriptional regulator: MANQKLPRRVLLLIEAPTAFTLKLIRGVTSYSQSHGHWMMTLREGRSSDLLPLLDDLSSYDGVIARIECGDIHQRIKASSLPFVNVSGTNFDPQVPWVTINHESVVRLVVQEFRNNGHTHFAFFGPVRRAWSCQRETCFQKLIAEKDLAYCGTFLTHPEKAGDEAELQRIQDWITSLPHPVAIMSANDVCGNLLLRCCHAAGLSVPNQVAVIGVNNDELLCELSYPTLTSVSTNTEKIGYESAEILSQLMSGKNGSSKPVRVEPLGIESRRSTNSAAGADPFVGLAFRFIQQHACDGINVEDVLKLVPMSRTALETAFREFIGRSPHHEITRIRMERARRMLAESELPIADVARRCGYSTVDYFSAAFKRKEGVSPSDFRRMKM; this comes from the coding sequence ATGGCCAATCAAAAACTTCCCCGTCGAGTGCTCCTGCTGATCGAAGCTCCGACCGCTTTCACATTGAAGCTGATTCGGGGGGTGACCTCATACAGTCAGTCGCACGGACACTGGATGATGACGCTTCGGGAAGGCCGTTCGTCCGACCTGCTGCCGCTGCTGGACGATCTGTCCTCCTACGATGGTGTGATTGCGCGAATCGAGTGTGGGGACATCCATCAGCGAATCAAGGCGTCGTCACTCCCCTTCGTAAATGTCAGCGGCACCAATTTTGACCCTCAGGTCCCCTGGGTCACGATCAATCATGAGTCGGTGGTTCGACTGGTGGTCCAGGAGTTTCGTAACAATGGCCATACCCACTTCGCCTTTTTCGGACCAGTTCGACGCGCCTGGAGCTGCCAGCGTGAGACCTGCTTTCAAAAACTGATTGCCGAGAAAGACCTCGCCTATTGCGGCACGTTTTTGACTCATCCCGAGAAAGCCGGGGATGAAGCGGAGTTACAGCGGATTCAGGACTGGATCACCAGTCTTCCCCATCCTGTGGCCATCATGTCGGCCAACGACGTCTGCGGAAATCTGCTGCTCCGATGCTGCCATGCAGCAGGGCTTTCCGTTCCCAATCAGGTTGCCGTGATCGGGGTGAACAATGACGAATTGCTGTGTGAGTTGAGCTATCCCACGTTGACGAGCGTCTCGACCAACACCGAGAAAATCGGTTACGAGTCTGCCGAGATTCTGAGCCAGTTGATGTCCGGGAAAAACGGATCGTCAAAGCCCGTTCGGGTGGAACCACTGGGGATCGAATCCCGTCGCTCGACCAACAGCGCAGCGGGAGCGGATCCCTTCGTGGGTCTCGCCTTCCGCTTTATCCAGCAGCATGCCTGTGATGGTATTAACGTCGAGGATGTGCTGAAACTGGTACCCATGTCACGAACCGCTCTGGAGACGGCATTTCGTGAATTTATTGGCCGCAGTCCCCATCACGAGATCACCCGAATCCGGATGGAACGAGCCCGTCGAATGCTCGCCGAGAGCGAACTTCCGATCGCGGATGTCGCCCGACGTTGTGGATATTCGACCGTTGATTACTTCAGTGCCGCATTCAAACGGAAAGAGGGAGTTTCCCCGTCGGATTTCCGTCGCATGAAGATGTGA
- a CDS encoding MotA/TolQ/ExbB proton channel family protein — MFDTIQAVIYQFSNFLLWPCCVLLILGVIHTLFLFGGFVVEGLQRRGAAKALSDPLEPPPVMKRRTGIAQYIRQRNSDPDCSAWLALDRTESALAATVDKARFWIRVGPALGLAGTLIPLGPALMALAENNLKALSAGLILAFGTTVLGLFSGSLGWIISSAQERWYRLDLAEIRHALEQHDA, encoded by the coding sequence ATGTTCGACACGATTCAGGCCGTTATCTACCAGTTCTCGAACTTCTTACTCTGGCCATGCTGCGTTCTGTTAATCCTCGGGGTGATTCACACGCTGTTTCTGTTCGGCGGGTTTGTCGTCGAAGGTCTGCAGCGGCGAGGTGCAGCGAAAGCCCTGTCAGACCCGCTCGAGCCTCCTCCCGTGATGAAACGACGCACCGGGATTGCCCAATACATTCGGCAGCGAAACAGCGACCCTGATTGCTCGGCCTGGCTGGCCCTGGACCGAACCGAATCCGCCTTGGCGGCAACCGTCGACAAGGCTCGCTTCTGGATCCGCGTCGGCCCAGCCCTCGGTCTTGCCGGTACGCTGATCCCGCTCGGTCCGGCACTGATGGCCCTGGCAGAGAATAATCTCAAGGCGCTCTCGGCCGGGTTGATTCTGGCGTTCGGAACAACAGTACTGGGGCTCTTTTCGGGTTCACTCGGTTGGATTATTTCCAGCGCGCAGGAACGCTGGTATCGCCTCGATCTGGCCGAGATCCGCCATGCTTTGGAGCAACACGATGCGTAG
- a CDS encoding protein kinase — MHFSSLQNFQNYLLKTKLVDPTQLQQCMVRLQSRGQSIDGLIRELEAAHALTPYQVAKLLKRDLEGLLLGKFKLLYRNASGSFARVFRGCNVEDGQMVGIKVLRSRWAEDPKKVTLFKREGELGKRLKHKNIVPIFDVGSDGNQHFLTMEFVEGGNFRELLKARSKFSPEEATRYALDIAEGLDYAAGFGITHRDLKLTNVLLSAQGVAKLVDFGLAGQDASLQSFEDEVDRAIEYATLERGSGAPDNDPRSDLYFLGAMYYELLTGTAPYPPTKNKDERRQFSRYRDVQSIQEVDPSLPSSIVRIVDKLMQISPSQRYQTPAAVAVDLRLALSELNPAAYEAPAPPAPPKPVAPAVLCVEDRPRQQDSLRQYFSKHGYRVLLLRDFDRALNRLRADPPKGLVLMGESLGPDIAACYDKAIATCKTSGTAIALVLSKGQVSMKDSLAETECSRVLSEQPVTLRSIRKALEDVWNVSADQKKE; from the coding sequence CTACCTGCTGAAAACCAAACTGGTTGACCCGACGCAACTGCAACAGTGTATGGTTCGCTTGCAGTCGCGCGGACAAAGCATTGACGGCCTGATCCGGGAACTGGAAGCCGCCCATGCGCTGACACCTTACCAGGTCGCAAAGCTGCTGAAGCGCGACCTCGAAGGACTCTTACTGGGCAAGTTCAAACTGCTCTATCGCAACGCATCAGGCAGCTTCGCGAGGGTATTTCGCGGATGCAATGTCGAAGACGGACAAATGGTGGGAATCAAGGTCCTCCGGTCCCGCTGGGCCGAAGACCCCAAGAAGGTGACGTTGTTCAAACGGGAAGGGGAACTGGGCAAGCGACTGAAGCATAAGAACATTGTTCCCATCTTCGACGTCGGATCCGATGGAAATCAGCACTTTCTGACGATGGAGTTCGTGGAAGGTGGCAACTTCCGTGAATTGCTCAAAGCTCGCTCGAAATTCTCTCCGGAAGAAGCAACTCGCTACGCACTCGATATCGCTGAAGGACTCGACTACGCGGCGGGATTCGGAATTACACACCGAGATCTGAAGCTGACGAACGTCCTGCTGAGCGCTCAAGGGGTTGCCAAGCTCGTCGACTTCGGACTGGCCGGACAAGATGCCTCCCTCCAGTCTTTCGAGGACGAAGTCGATCGCGCGATCGAGTATGCCACGCTCGAACGTGGAAGCGGAGCACCGGATAACGATCCCCGCAGCGATCTCTATTTCCTGGGTGCGATGTATTACGAATTACTGACGGGGACGGCCCCCTACCCTCCCACCAAGAATAAGGATGAACGTCGCCAGTTCAGCCGCTATCGGGATGTTCAGTCAATTCAGGAAGTGGATCCATCACTCCCTTCCAGCATTGTTCGCATTGTGGACAAACTGATGCAGATCAGTCCTTCACAGCGGTATCAGACCCCCGCCGCCGTTGCTGTCGATCTGCGACTGGCGCTCTCCGAACTCAACCCTGCCGCCTACGAAGCCCCTGCCCCTCCTGCTCCACCCAAACCGGTTGCTCCCGCCGTCCTTTGCGTTGAGGACCGACCGCGGCAGCAGGACTCGCTACGGCAGTACTTTTCCAAACACGGCTACCGCGTGCTGCTTCTGCGTGACTTCGACCGGGCCTTGAACCGCCTCCGCGCCGATCCTCCCAAGGGCCTGGTGTTGATGGGCGAGTCCCTGGGCCCCGATATTGCTGCCTGTTATGACAAGGCAATCGCCACCTGCAAAACGTCTGGGACTGCGATTGCGCTGGTCCTGTCTAAAGGCCAGGTCAGCATGAAAGACAGCCTCGCCGAGACGGAATGCTCACGCGTGCTGTCTGAACAACCCGTCACGCTGCGAAGCATTCGTAAGGCACTGGAAGACGTCTGGAACGTCTCGGCTGATCAGAAAAAAGAATAA